The following are encoded in a window of Candidatus Methylomirabilis limnetica genomic DNA:
- a CDS encoding transporter, which yields MTCLLGAALGVIALVVVASGVHAQELEPRAYVNTPVGLNFLIAGYGYLENGVPDDASVPLRDAKVQTHATVFAYVRSLDVWGKSGKFIAILPYAWTSGSATIAEQPRQRDVSGFGDPRFRFSVNLYGAPALSLKEFADYRQDVIVGASLLVSTPGGQYDSSRLLNIGTNRWSVRPEVGISKALGPVTLELATGVTLYTDNGNFLGGKTLERDPIYSVEGHLVYNFGRGAWGAVDGTYYTGGRTTVAGVSGNDRQENVRVGVTLALPVDRHNSIKLYGSVGAYTRTGTDFDAVGIAWQYLWGGGH from the coding sequence ATGACCTGCTTATTGGGCGCGGCACTTGGCGTGATCGCGCTTGTGGTGGTGGCCTCTGGTGTGCACGCACAGGAGCTCGAGCCGAGAGCGTACGTAAACACCCCGGTCGGGCTGAATTTCCTGATCGCGGGCTATGGCTACTTGGAAAACGGCGTGCCGGACGATGCATCGGTGCCGTTGAGGGATGCCAAAGTCCAGACCCATGCCACCGTCTTCGCCTACGTCCGTTCCCTGGATGTGTGGGGCAAGTCCGGAAAGTTCATCGCGATTCTGCCCTATGCCTGGACGTCGGGGAGCGCCACAATTGCGGAGCAGCCTCGTCAACGCGATGTGTCCGGATTCGGCGATCCGAGGTTCCGATTCTCGGTCAACCTCTACGGAGCCCCCGCCCTCTCGCTGAAGGAGTTCGCTGACTACAGGCAGGACGTCATCGTCGGGGCCAGCCTGCTGGTGTCCACTCCCGGCGGCCAATACGACTCCAGCAGGCTCCTGAATATCGGGACCAATCGCTGGTCCGTCAGGCCGGAGGTCGGGATCTCCAAGGCCTTGGGGCCGGTGACGCTGGAACTCGCCACCGGGGTCACCCTCTACACCGACAACGGTAATTTTCTCGGCGGCAAGACTCTCGAGCGGGACCCCATCTACTCCGTTGAGGGACACCTCGTCTACAACTTCGGTCGCGGTGCGTGGGGAGCGGTGGATGGCACCTACTACACCGGCGGGCGCACGACGGTCGCCGGCGTGAGTGGCAATGATCGGCAAGAGAACGTACGCGTAGGCGTTACCCTAGCGCTGCCTGTGGATCGGCACAACTCGATCAAACTCTACGGCAGCGTCGGCGCATACACCCGGACAGGGACCGACTTCGACGCGGTCGGGATCGCTTGGCAATACCTCTGGGGCGGAGGGCATTAA
- a CDS encoding DUF4143 domain-containing protein, whose amino-acid sequence MISKALHRFWTMLAHYHGQTWNASELGRSMGLSDKTVRSYLDILTGTFMIRQLQPWHENIGKRQVKSPKVYFRNSGMLHSLLNLSDFHALTGSPRVGASPGDGINALRPRGIAKRSRPRRSRSLSGCMRRRCRRV is encoded by the coding sequence TTGATCTCGAAAGCCCTGCATCGCTTCTGGACCATGCTGGCCCACTATCACGGACAGACCTGGAATGCCTCTGAGCTGGGTCGCTCCATGGGACTGTCCGACAAGACCGTGCGCTCGTATCTCGATATCCTGACCGGAACTTTTATGATCAGGCAACTCCAGCCTTGGCATGAGAATATCGGGAAACGCCAGGTGAAATCGCCGAAAGTTTACTTTCGGAATTCGGGGATGCTCCACAGTCTGCTCAACCTTTCCGATTTTCATGCACTGACCGGGTCTCCTCGGGTCGGGGCCAGCCCCGGTGACGGAATTAATGCCCTCCGCCCCAGAGGTATTGCCAAGCGATCCCGACCGCGTCGAAGTCGGTCCCTGTCCGGGTGTATGCGCCGACGCTGCCGTAGAGTTTGA
- a CDS encoding mechanosensitive ion channel family protein, whose product MNRPTTALVACIAMLALLVPGAWAQDKVAVPAGNISSITSDIEATTDVARAAVTLDGEVLFRVRGVTAYPAERRALTVSGRIEAIAADRSVSTNTLHVVEAGDRSNLLAGDRPIMSVLDADAALEGVSRQVLAEATLKRIAPAIDTYRHDRNPRELLLHTGYALGATLVFALLLFGFRRAFRWLDALVERLLRSRIEGLQAQSHQIIQADLVWKSVRGLLQGLQGFLILVAVYLYLNLVLGLYPWTRAFAGRLLALLLDPLRDIGMGVLHAVPGLAFVAILAIVTRYVLRLTRLFFTSIENGTIAPRNFEREWSMPTYKIVRALIIVAALVMAYPHIPGSNSEAFKGLTIFLGVLFSLGSSSFIANLIAGYSVIYRRAFKVGDRIRVNEITGDVTEIRLVVTHLRTIKNEEITVPNSVIIASHVINYSRLAHSRGLILHTTVGIGYETSWRQVEAMLRLAAERTPGLLKEPPPFVLQKSLGDFAVTYELNVYCDNPQGMARFYTALHQNILDVFNEYGVQIMTPAYEGDPEAPKVVPKDQWFSAPAAGSTPPSGER is encoded by the coding sequence ATGAACCGACCGACGACTGCCCTTGTGGCCTGCATCGCGATGCTAGCGCTGCTCGTGCCGGGCGCTTGGGCGCAGGATAAAGTAGCTGTCCCGGCTGGGAACATATCGTCCATAACGTCCGACATTGAGGCGACAACGGATGTTGCGCGAGCGGCGGTTACCCTGGACGGAGAGGTGCTCTTTCGCGTGCGCGGGGTGACGGCTTACCCGGCTGAGAGGCGCGCACTGACCGTCAGCGGGCGTATCGAGGCCATTGCCGCCGATCGGTCCGTGTCTACCAATACCTTGCACGTGGTCGAGGCGGGGGATCGATCCAACCTCCTCGCCGGGGATCGACCGATCATGAGCGTTCTGGACGCGGATGCCGCGCTGGAGGGCGTCTCGCGCCAGGTGCTCGCGGAGGCCACGCTTAAGCGTATTGCGCCGGCCATCGACACCTATCGGCACGACCGCAACCCGCGCGAGCTGCTGCTCCACACCGGCTATGCGCTCGGCGCAACGCTGGTATTCGCGCTGCTGCTGTTCGGATTCCGGCGCGCGTTTCGGTGGCTGGACGCGCTCGTCGAGCGGCTCCTCAGGTCACGGATCGAAGGCTTGCAGGCCCAGTCCCACCAGATCATTCAGGCGGATCTCGTGTGGAAATCGGTGCGCGGCCTGTTGCAGGGGCTGCAGGGCTTCCTGATTCTGGTTGCCGTCTACCTTTATTTGAACCTCGTCCTCGGCTTGTACCCGTGGACGCGTGCGTTCGCCGGGCGGCTACTGGCGCTGTTGCTCGACCCGCTGCGCGACATCGGCATGGGGGTGCTCCATGCCGTGCCAGGTTTGGCGTTTGTGGCGATTTTGGCGATCGTGACGCGTTATGTCCTTAGGCTCACACGGTTGTTCTTCACCAGCATCGAGAATGGCACGATTGCACCCAGGAATTTCGAGCGTGAATGGTCCATGCCAACGTACAAAATCGTGCGCGCGCTGATCATCGTGGCCGCATTGGTGATGGCCTATCCGCATATCCCCGGCTCGAACTCGGAGGCCTTCAAGGGCTTGACGATCTTCCTCGGCGTACTCTTCTCGCTGGGATCGTCGTCCTTCATCGCCAACCTGATCGCGGGCTATTCCGTGATCTACCGCCGCGCGTTCAAAGTCGGCGATCGCATCAGGGTTAACGAGATCACCGGCGACGTAACTGAAATCCGGCTTGTGGTGACGCACCTGCGCACCATCAAGAACGAGGAGATCACCGTCCCGAACTCGGTAATCATCGCCAGTCACGTCATCAACTACAGCAGACTCGCGCACTCGCGCGGGCTGATTCTGCATACTACCGTTGGCATTGGCTACGAGACATCCTGGCGGCAGGTTGAAGCGATGCTGCGGCTTGCCGCCGAGCGTACGCCTGGACTGCTCAAGGAGCCGCCACCCTTCGTGCTGCAGAAGTCCCTGGGCGACTTCGCCGTGACTTACGAGCTCAACGTCTACTGCGACAACCCGCAAGGTATGGCGCGGTTCTACACGGCGCTGCACCAGAACATCCTCGATGTGTTCAACGAGTACGGTGTGCAGATCATGACGCCGGCCTACGAGGGTGACCCGGAGGCGCCAAAGGTGGTGCCAAAGGATCAGTGGTTCTCAGCACCGGCAGCAGGTTCTACGCCCCCGAGCGGCGAAAGATGA
- a CDS encoding transporter: MPSHIPHTSAHQLKRRIHPVVIALVALVATMAPHIAVAEQDAAAQSQKEATPSGGGGAAGQNDEAAELAKKLQNPVAKLISVPLQSNWDFSIGSAKAMRYLLNVQPVIPFSLTAEWNLITRTIVPFIHAEAPVAGGRDTGGLGDIVQSFFLSPSAPTSRGWIWGVGPVFLYPSASDDALGAEKWGAGPTAVFLKQDSGWTYGLLANHIWSFAGRDSRADVSTTFLQPFVSFTTKTYTTFALNTESTYDWENKRWVVPLNATVAQMLKIGGQPIQLQLGGAGLCGPT, from the coding sequence ATGCCAAGCCACATACCGCACACATCAGCCCACCAGCTCAAGCGTCGGATTCACCCCGTGGTGATTGCGCTCGTTGCGCTGGTTGCAACAATGGCCCCCCATATCGCTGTAGCGGAGCAGGACGCTGCTGCCCAATCGCAGAAGGAAGCGACCCCATCCGGTGGCGGTGGCGCGGCGGGTCAGAATGACGAGGCAGCCGAGTTGGCCAAGAAGCTCCAGAACCCGGTCGCCAAGCTCATCAGCGTGCCGCTGCAGAGCAACTGGGATTTCAGCATCGGCTCTGCAAAGGCCATGCGCTACCTGCTCAACGTCCAGCCGGTCATCCCGTTCTCGCTGACCGCAGAGTGGAACCTTATTACCAGGACGATCGTGCCGTTCATCCACGCGGAAGCCCCCGTTGCTGGGGGCCGCGATACGGGCGGGCTGGGCGACATTGTCCAGAGTTTCTTCCTCTCGCCCAGTGCGCCGACCAGCCGCGGCTGGATCTGGGGCGTGGGGCCGGTGTTCCTCTATCCCAGCGCAAGCGACGACGCGCTCGGCGCCGAAAAGTGGGGCGCAGGCCCGACGGCTGTCTTTCTGAAGCAGGACAGCGGCTGGACCTACGGCCTGCTGGCCAACCACATCTGGTCGTTCGCCGGTCGAGACAGCCGAGCGGATGTGAGTACCACGTTTCTGCAGCCGTTCGTTTCGTTCACCACGAAGACCTATACGACGTTCGCCCTGAACACCGAGTCCACCTACGACTGGGAGAACAAGCGGTGGGTAGTACCGCTGAACGCGACGGTCGCCCAGATGCTGAAGATCGGCGGCCAACCCATCCAGCTCCAACTGGGGGGGGCGGGTCTATGCGGACCGACCTGA